Below is a genomic region from Anabas testudineus chromosome 13, fAnaTes1.2, whole genome shotgun sequence.
CCATTCATAATAAAGTCTGGCGATAAACTGTGCTGTGCAACTGAATTATCTCTTTACTACCCAAAGATGATATAATTGTGTGAAACCAGTACCAGCAAAGTTGTGTTTGGTGTGTACGTTGTGTACACGCTAAGAAGCCTAACTCTGCAGGATTAACACCACTTTCAGACATAGGAGGGACCAATGTCTTGCTAGTCTTGTTTAGGCACAAAAggcataaaacataaaattaaatgacaactttattgttttacctgctacaataaataatgacatGATAAACTATAGTGCCACTATCCTTACTGACATGAATATATTTCCTTACTGAcatgaatataataaaacaataatagtGCTGATTTTAGTCACAAATGCTGCCAATGTGAAAATTACAATTGATGAGTAAAGGCAAAAGTAATTTTACTCAACaataaatgtcagaaatgtgtatcactgagctgcagaaaaCTGTCATCATGATATCCCGATCACCTCAGAGTATAATATAACCTGAAATTCACTGGTGATTATCTTCCAAACTGTCTGCTTGAGTAAGAAATCTAATCACTGCCAAAATTTCCTAGCATGGCTTGTGGTGACAAATGGCCACGTACAAGTTCAGGTTTCTGTTAAAGAATAGCTAATCAGCCTGAGGCTTGTGGCAATGGAACAGCGGACACAGTCATGCTACACCTAATGCTtacattttaatgctttaaacTTAATTTTATGTTTGTAACTTTGATCAGGGCATTAGAGATCTGGTGTTTAACATATAAGCTTAAACACAGCGATTTGATAATTAGGCTTTTGTTATACTGAACACTTTAACAATAGGTAGTTTAGACAATTTGAAGGAGGGAAATTAACCTTGCGCTGTTGATAAAATTTAACCTAGTCCTGTGCAGGAGGTGTTTTCGAAGAGAAACTGCATTGTTATTTTGCAGCTGTTAgcctacagtatatactgtgcTGTGGTTTTCCTTTAGACGGCATTGTGCTTCTATTTTAAACTTACTTGTGGATTGAAAATACTTTTGGTCTTAGAGCCTTCTCTGAAGGTAAGATACTCTTGTTTTTACCATGGTCGTGATGTTACCtggctgtgcatgtgttttacgTGGTGTTAAGATCTGCTGTCCAGTTATGTTTGATAGACAAACTTTCTACCAGCGACAgagaacaacaataagaaagctctctgttgtgttttgatgtCTTAGGCAGGTAGAGAGGTGGAGAACAGTCCATCTGGACAACCTGAAAGTGGAGTGTGGTTTCTTAATAACAGCTTTGTAAATAGACTCTTAACAAAAAACTTTTATGGCCcgaaagaggaagaggagacacaAAAGTGTCTTGTCTTCCTTTTCAGTTCAATATTGCTGTGTGAATCTCACAGGAAACTGGGGGTCAAACTGCTGCAGACTTTTTCTGAGATGTGAAGCTGTGAAAGAGCATAACTGGCCTCGTGAAACGGgggctttttattttattttttataatactGTTACAGGGATACAACCACACAGTTGACTGCAGACATTTGAGCAACAATATACAGGAGTGACTGTTATTGTGTTAGCAGCCCTGACTATAATATTAGTAAACTGCTAATaaattgctaaaataaaattcagtatGCCCACTCCAACTTATTTAGTAATGCTAATGTTTAACATACACACCAGTATCTAAACGTGGTCCAATAAGCTTAATGGACCACGGTGTAACAACTTATCAGCAGAGGGTAGTAAGAGCACTAGCAAACAGATGTTTAAAGAAACCCTTTTAGACGTAGATGTTAGGCTGTTTTAAAGGTCCAGCTTTGACGTGGTGAGAGTTACTCTGGTACATAAAGGTACAAACAGTACATTTAGAGTGAGGCTTAGAGTAACtcggctaacgttagctaaccaTGTCTTCTCTCAGCTGACTAGCTAACTTCACGTTAGCAACGGCAGAGCCGCAGCAGGCGAAGATTAGCTAGCTTACCGCTAGTTAGCTGCGGTTAGCTAGCAGCCCCCCTCGGCACCCAGCGCGCTAGCTAACGTCAACGGCTCGTTAATGCGGATCATCACAAACCTTGTCCATCAGTTTCCAGCATTTCTCCACAGTCTTTTTGTCCACGGCCCCGGGCTGATGATGGGAGTGGAGGTGGTGATGGTGTGGCTGGAAGGCATCCTTCATCATTCCGATGAGCCCCCCGCCTTTCTTCAGGTTCCCTGCCATGTTCGGGCTCGGCCAGGCTCGGCCAGAGCAAGGCAAGGGCAGGGGCAGGGGTCAGGGAGACCGAACCGCCGCCTGGCGTTAGCTGGACGGGGCGAAGGTGATCCGGCACCCCCCGGCGAGGACAGCGCCCGAGTGGCGAATCCGAGCCAGGGTCCGACGGGGGGTTGAGGGAGGAAGGGGGAGGGAGGACTATCGCATGAAGGCTCCCATCAGTAAACCTAACATCAGCTTTCTGGATAAATACCCCGATTGTGCCTTAAACAAGTCCCTCAGTCAGTCCCACTGCAAGCGGCTCCGTGCTGCAGCTAGCTGCGCTGCTCGGTCTCTCTCTGCAGGGACCCACGCAGGCTACTAATTACCAGAGCACCAGACCTGTCTCTACTCGCCCTCAACTGGAGGACAATGGCACCGTTTCAACGCCCAGCAGCCTTGTGGACCGGAGTGTGTCCTCTCCTGACAAGCCCCGGCGTCGTTCCCCtttctgtcagcagcagcagcagcagcagctcttttcGCCTGTGTCTTGACGGGAAGTTCAGTGGCTGCGTGACAGCGTCAGTCGTCCTCTGCTGGCTGCGAGCCCACGACGGGCAGCGACGACTGAGACAGAGGAAGTTACGCTTCAAGCTACGACAGATTCGCGGATATCCACAGGAACAGGGGGGGCGAATAAATAATTGTGGGAATTAGACATTGCccagtatttttctgtttccccCCTGACGTGTACGTGTGGCCCTTTCCTTTCCTGTACGTCACCTTCCGCCCCTAAAAAACCTCAACTCCACGCCTTCTCCGTGCGCGTTCACGAGCCATGAAGACAGTCGGGTGCGCGCCTCTGCCTGTGTAGCCTTCACCAAACGCAGCGGAGATGCTGAATGCAGCCTGAATGCCTCCACTGAGAGCCCCGATCACCCCTGACGACAAAAGACGCCTTTACACGTCTCACTAAAACTAAGGATCCAATTACACGGTTTGTGTGCGTGAGCTAAAGGCGACGGTGCCCCAGTCAAGTGGTGATTGGCTGTTATTAAAGTCAATCAACCATCAATCAAGCTGGACAGCTGGTGCCATGGCAACTCACTCAGCAACCGGTGCCCGGCAACAAAGACTCATCCCTATATGTAGTTGGAGTAggcccagtgtgtgtgtgtgtgtttgtgtgtgtgtacagtctgTGTGCTCAAAGGACTGAACACAAACGAAGCAAACATGcctgcaaagaaaaagacaaagaagagcaCAAAGAAGAATACagaaaaaagtaattttgcTCATAGGACGATCAGATCATTCTAGCTTTTGTGAGGCCAAAGTatcatgtgttttattacagGTATTACTGTTTTGTTAACAAGTGGTTGTGCTTGTTTTGGTGCAGGTGAAAATGACCTGGAAACAAAATGTAGGCGCAACATTCTGGATATAGCCGTCCTGCAGGATCACATCGGTGAGCACCAATTTTAAATTGAACTTCTCCATAGGTAATGTAAGATggcttgtttattttataaacaaGCCAAACTACTGTTAAAATGCTACtaattgtacttaagtaaatgtggTGAAGTATCAAAAGCAAGTAGTAGTAGGCCACTGGTTCTGCAGAAACTCAGCCCGTGAATGTAGTTGTTatagatcattttaaaataataggctactgatgttttattttgtaaggtaAGGTGGCTGCTTGAGGTGAAGTTTGTTTTAACTACTATGTATAGTTTTGGCCTTTTCAAATAGTCACCAGATAAACGTTGAATTGTTGTGtgttgattaattaataaaagcaAGAGCAAGTGTTGATACATCAAttcattaaaacttttttttgacTGCTCTCTAATATTGGATTTTTGGTGAAATCTGAACAGCTACTGAAACGGTGAAGAGTTTAAATGACACAGCTACACACTGATTTATTGTAAAGACTCACAACCCAAAAGGGCTAGAAACCACTGATGTTGTCTTAATAGTTGTTAGTTGATAGATGttttaatgtacaaataaaatgtgaaaactcatacagtaactgtaatGTCCAATAAATGGAGCAGATTAAAAGTACTGCATTTAGTCTGAACTGCATTATTATAAATCACAAtctaattaaatcatttaaatgaagTCCCCCAACCCAGCTCCATGTGTTCGTGTGATTACCACAGCTTTACAGCGGGAGTCTTTAATAAAGGTCCAGACTGACAGAACTGACCTGAGGAGACGCATGAGAGATATGGAGCAGAAGCTGCAGCACGAGAGACAAGACCACAGGGACGTCAACTCTGGTACTGTACAGGCGGGGCATGAATCAACAATTAGTGTCTCTTTTAATAACCTGAGATAAAGCGTGGATCGCTCTGGGAGTAAGGACAAGGGGCGTGTTTGCTGAGGTTAGACTAATTTTTGAGGAACAAAAACTCTAATTAGCTGGGTGCCTAAGCTGATTGCTGCATTAGCCTTAAAACGAGAATCAGCAATGAAGGCTGAGTCTGTCACAAATGTCATTGTAGACTTCAGTCGTCAGTACAAAACCCTACAGACGGAGCTGACCAGCAAGGTGAAGAGGCTGGAGCAGGACGTCAGCCAGCTGAAGGAAGAACTTGGTATGAGTACATCTAATTTAAACATCCACAGCTGTGCCAGTAATCCTGCAAATTAAAAGTGATTGTATGcctgtgcatttgtgtgcttAGCCGTGTGCCAGGAGGAactgaggaaggaaaaaagagagcGTGAGGAGATGGAACAGGAGAAGGACGCCATCATATGTGACCTCCGGCACAAGTTGGACAACATGGAAACGGACTATGAGAAAATCCTGCATGTGAGTTGCGATACGAATAAACGTAAAGCTAATTCAAATTGATTTAAAGTCTGAAGAAGCAGCCACTCACGGGTGCCTGTAGGTTTGACCCAAGATCTTTGAGGCCCCATGCACCTTAAACCTGCATTTAAAGGTATGCACCACCACTTTTATGACTTAATGTAGTTCACCCCGGGGTCTGTGCATTAGCCTTTGGTAATAATAAGACAGTCATGATGGAAACAGAATTTCTTTAATACCATGAATAGTGACCTTACAGGCACAGCGGGGGGCAAAGCAAAGTatcaaacagagagagaatgacatATTGCAGCTTGCATTATGAACACAGGTGCAGTAATCAGCTTTCTTGCTGCTCCCCTACATACATGAAAGACTTAAGTCTTAGTGTCATAGTTTTGTCCAATAAACCTGTAACTTACCTCCGTCAT
It encodes:
- the ccdc153 gene encoding coiled-coil domain-containing protein 153, giving the protein MPAKKKTKKSTKKNTEKSENDLETKCRRNILDIAVLQDHIALQRESLIKVQTDRTDLRRRMRDMEQKLQHERQDHRDVNSDFSRQYKTLQTELTSKVKRLEQDVSQLKEELAVCQEELRKEKREREEMEQEKDAIICDLRHKLDNMETDYEKILHETLDSLTSQLSLVRQGWEDKSTTLHQNYKELLSEFGLNALDM